One genomic region from Halobacteriovorax vibrionivorans encodes:
- a CDS encoding 2-oxo acid dehydrogenase subunit E2, giving the protein MKHIKLKKVKRLSSWRKVSINTWKMPVDPSTYGLLKFNAKNFESFAKENGVTPTHLFTKVIAQVFHENPEINRIVRGANLYQRESVDIFLQVSVDHKGHDLSGAIIRDADKKSVFEIRKELMESAQNIRDNKDKSFKKVKKIVSLIPNFLTRPLLYLLDLAMYRFNFYSPLFGVKNDPFGSCMITSVGNFGAEFAFAPIPTISHVPIVLSLFKVKNEPIVEDDKVIIQKTLSVGVTLDHRIIDGVYASRIIAGIKKYVESPQLL; this is encoded by the coding sequence ATGAAACATATTAAGCTTAAGAAGGTAAAGCGTCTGTCTTCGTGGAGAAAAGTTTCCATCAATACTTGGAAAATGCCTGTTGACCCATCGACTTATGGACTTCTTAAGTTTAATGCCAAAAACTTTGAAAGCTTTGCAAAAGAGAATGGAGTTACACCAACTCACTTATTTACAAAAGTCATCGCACAAGTGTTTCATGAAAATCCTGAGATAAATCGAATCGTAAGAGGTGCAAACCTCTACCAACGAGAAAGTGTTGATATCTTCTTACAAGTATCTGTCGATCACAAAGGACATGATCTTTCCGGAGCGATTATTCGAGATGCCGACAAAAAGTCAGTATTTGAAATAAGAAAAGAGCTCATGGAAAGTGCTCAAAATATTAGAGACAATAAAGATAAGTCTTTTAAAAAAGTAAAAAAGATTGTCTCTCTCATTCCTAATTTCCTAACTCGTCCCCTTCTCTATTTACTTGATCTTGCAATGTATCGATTCAATTTCTACTCACCGCTATTTGGTGTAAAGAATGACCCGTTTGGCTCATGTATGATTACAAGTGTAGGAAATTTTGGTGCCGAGTTTGCATTTGCTCCTATCCCAACGATATCTCATGTACCAATAGTTCTGAGCTTATTTAAAGTTAAAAATGAGCCTATTGTAGAAGATGACAAGGTCATCATACAGAAAACACTTAGCGTTGGTGTAACTCTAGATCACCGAATTATTGATGGAGTTTATGCCAGTCGAATTATTGCAGGCATTAAAAAGTATGTGGAAAGTCCACAACTACTTTAA
- a CDS encoding DUF1653 domain-containing protein, with amino-acid sequence MKDIVKGGLYQHYKGMNYIVHDTVRHSETLEELVYYECLYENDLGKLWVRPKEMFLETVIIDGVETPRFKYIGDQKANSRL; translated from the coding sequence GTGGACTATACCAACACTACAAAGGAATGAATTATATCGTACACGATACAGTGAGACATTCTGAAACACTTGAAGAATTAGTTTATTATGAATGTCTTTATGAAAACGATCTTGGAAAGCTTTGGGTAAGACCAAAAGAGATGTTTTTAGAAACTGTTATCATCGATGGTGTTGAGACACCACGCTTTAAATATATTGGTGATCAAAAGGCCAATTCCCGCCTATGA